TGGTTCGACAATTTGATCTTCAGTGACCGACCCACCTAGTTTTGGAACATGTTGTTATAGTCACTATTTATCTGTTTCTTACTTGGGAATGATATTGGTAGCCGTAATTGAATTAACTTCCCGGACTGTTCTCTGTTCCCCGTAAATTTTTCTATTTTCCCATGGtgaaaaaaaattattacttGATATGGGATTGAAGGTACTACATCCATAatatgtatccatggtctccctaGGATGATATTATAAGCCATGTCTCTGGCCATGACTCAGTGTAGAGTTTCCTATGTTACCCTTCCTGCGAAGGTCCTCAGGGTGATCTCGCCTTTGGTCATCTCACAAGAGTTATTGTATCCGGAGAGTAATGATGCTTTTGGAATAATATGATCCACAAGTTGTATCTCCTTAACCACTCGCATGTGGATgatattggtcgagctacctggacaAACTAAAATACGTCTAACATCAGTTTCATCAATTTGTAAAGTAATTATTAGTCCATCATGGTATGGCATGATCAGTCCATCTGCATCTTTGTCATTAAAAGTGATTTCTTCTCTGGCCAAGGAATGTCGGGTAAGctttattgatacccaattttttccgatatattttcaatatgcaaaataacttcaaaatagcatatatatgcatatataagcaagtccaaatattttattattttctcataatttttaaggttttgaattgatttatttttcccttttttatccataaaaagcccaataattatttccaaaattattatttttgataattcatctattggattttcatATTTATGCCAAATTGTGGCTAAATAatcttttacatatttttacaaattcatttagtatttttaaagctaaattgcacataattgtaatattagccattttaaggtttaattgtgtcttATGTTCATAAAATTGAGTCTAGtacttttaaattgttaattatatgttataaattattttagtattttcaatttattttcagaaactatttgctattttttttataaaaaataaaaaggaaaaagtggctatttaactcGTAGCTACATCTGGCTTTCAACTATAACCCAAATCAGACCCCAATTCCCAACCCAATTATACCCACCGGACCAGGCCCAAACCCAATTTCATAAACCGACCCACCTACTCCttttaatctaggtcgttgatcattcagatcaacaacCACCATTTCACCTACCATTTTTAAACCTAAACGACCTCTTTGCCTTAAGTCATTTCTCACCACTCGCCGCCCTTGAACCccttcctctcaaactctctctgcaACTTCACCTAAACCCTAGTCGTCGCTGCCCAAATTCCCCTAATCCCTTTCAatccctacctaatccatggactcCTATGGCGGTTTGAGGCATgtactcttcaaaatacccaattaccaaaaggaaatgagtcattacacccaatgaatgtcgaaacccagactcctCTCCGATGGAAGggggaaaagggggcgcgacaagctTCTCACAGGTGATGAATATCTTTAAAAGCTTCTTTAAGGCTGTGTATGTGATACCATGCACTGTTTCGCCTCCAAAAATACACTAATCATTCTCTTTGGAGATAGATCCTAAGGTGGCTCTTCCTTTATCATAttcttcatatacgacagattcTTTTTTCAATAAATGTTTGGTGAGTATCCCTATTTGAGGAGACAATTCACCTCATTTTGTAGGACTATGTAGTTGGTAGTTTTGTTGCTGCGACCATTATGGAATTCGCACCAAAACTCCTGGCTCTGCTTATTTAGATATATTCTTATCTCCTTCGGCCATCTCACTTTGTCCCCATGTCTTCTAGTACCGCTACCAGTTCAGTGGTGCTAACATTAAAGTTATAGTCGACCAGATTTGGTCAGAGGTGGTAGTCActgatttttgatgtttttggtcCGTTTCTTGCTCGATGGGGTACCGTGTCATTCCTTCGTCCGGAGTTTCTTTTATTACGCCCTGATCCTGGCTTCCGATCATTTTTCTGGTGCATGGGTCTGGAGTAAGGTTCATACCGGTTTGTGGAATTTCGATGTCTGGGCTCGTCTTGTCTGTGAACTGCTTCAGAACGACTGTTATACTCTATCATTTCCTCACTTTGAATCCTGGGAGTAGTAAGATATCAACTTCTATTCGAAGTTTAGTGTGGTATCTGTGGGACACAACGTTCCATATTTTGGTCAGAAACTCCCCTAGGATTTCTTTGAAGCTTCGAAACAGTTCAGTTTACATTTTCTTGTAAAAATCATAGCGACCCAATTTTTCAGAACCTCAAGAAGTAGAATCCATTCCCTCTAAAATCGACAGATAAAATCTCGAGGCTACTCCTTTCTTCCTTGCATGACTTTAAAGATTTCCTTAACTTGCTTCTTCACCTTTTGGGTTTcggagtgtgctttgatgaaagcaTCTTCAAGTTCAACAGAAGAActaatagaatttttaggtaagTGAAAATACTAGGTTAAAGCTTCCTCTGTTAGGATTTTTTCGAACTTCTTGACGAGCATTAATCTGATTTGTCCTTCGTGAGGCCATTCCCCTTGATCCCGGTCATACAAGCCATGACATGATCGGGTGGGTCCAGGTTCTATCGTATTTTGGGATGTCCAACATTTTAAACTTCTTAGGGATCGACAGTGGGGTTGCACTTGGTTTCGTTGTTGTTGAGAGTATTTGCTTATGTCGATCCCTTTGACAACAAGCGGGACTCCCGGGATCGGTTCAATGCTCTTGTTATGTTCCTTGATCTATTGCTACAGGTAGGGGtattcataaaaacccgaaaaatcgaaccaaaccgaccaaaaaaaccgatattttttggtttggtttggttttgattttgaatttaaaaaaccgatcaaatttggtttggttttggtttcaatcagaaaaaaccgaaccaaaccgactataggagtagttatttcaaatttattattacacctatatatatgtatatttttatacaaagtttcaaaaattcaatggtaaatgttaatagtttgcactttttagtaagttctttacctttatattctagtttgattggtaattttcttttgttaagtgtaagaatccatttcgtgttaaaataatatatttttaattgagtccttaaatttttcatcactatttgattcaattatcatcaatatatattggtaaataatagatttcttaaagggcaattgatttgatagtgtcaTGTTGAATATGTGGTcgccggaatatgtgtttggtagtgtatgtcttatatttaagaaaaaccgacaaataaccgaaaaaactgaaaaaccgacataaaccgaatcgagaaaaaaccgacttaattggtttggtttggttctaatatttaaaaaaccgacttacttggtttggtttcttttaagggaaaaaccgatccaaaccgaaccatgaacaccctaGCTGCAGGGTTAGTATTAAATTTTATAATCCAGTATTTTCAGATGTAACCGACCCTCCGGCCTCGGAATTATGAAATTCTAACTTTTTAAAATACTACTATTATTTAGTTTTTTACTATTTCATTGTTGAGAAAAAGCATGTTGTAATCTAAAATACTGTAATTAAAGtatattttttcgaaaatttcGACCACGATTAGTCTAATCGTTTTTCGGTTGATTTTAGGTCAAAGAGGATTCTCTATATAATTTATTAAGTGAAAGGGTACTGTTTCAAACCTCAGAAAGTTAAAGGGGCTAAACAGAAATCTCCCAACATAAATTcattgagaaagaaaaaaaaagaaaagaaaaaaaaatctcttACTCGAGCGCGCGTTTCTATTATTTCAACACTTGCATTCAAAAATTGAagtttttctagggttcttacatTGGCTCCAAAAAGTTTCAGTCCTACGGCTCAATTTTTAAGGATTTTATCTCTAATTCTTCGAAAATTCATAGTAAATTCATATCGTCAATTTCTTCCCAATACTTTTTCCTCTTCTTGGATGCTTAATTGAAAAAGGTATGGTTCGAATTGTGAAACGTGAACCTGTGAATACTCGAAGTAGCGGCGGAGTATCGGCGAGCACTAGCAATGGCCATAACGACGGTTCTGTAGAGGTAGAAGCTTCTGGACGACGTCGTTTAGTTCTTCCCGAAGAAACTACGATCTTAAAACGCGAAAAAGTTAGCACTCGTATTCGTCAAAATAGAGGAGCACAGAGTAATGGAGGAGTATCAACAGAAGAAGACACTGTTGGACTACGCAGAGTTCTTCGATCTCATTATCTCTCCGTTAAGTCTCGTATTTCTGGTAATTTCTCTTCCTCTCTCTCaaagtctttttatttttttatgtttataaagTGTGACCttattttccttgattttgtGAATATATCATTGTGTATATACTATGTAAGATCTACGCATGCTATAGTAGCCCATAGTTTTTATTAGTGATAGTGGAATTAAAAAACCATCAAATAAATCGGCAATCAGTTTAAAAAATAAAGTGTGAATTTTGAAATATGTGGTCTAGAATAAGTTACTGACATTTGTGTGGTCCTAAGTCATCTCATTAAGGTAAAATTGGAAGTTTAGATTTGAATTGTTTCGAAATATAGAAATATCCCGTGCTTTCTTGGATAGACTGAAAATCAAAGTGTGCCACATAAATTGGAAAAAATGGAGTATTAATGTAATAGTTGGAAAGTTAGTTCAGTGGAGAAAACATCGTGTCACAATTTCGAACTGGAATAATTTAATgaatttaaattattaaaagaaatGTTATTTGTAGGAAAAATCAAATTGTCTCAACATTTTGAGACGTTGAGAAGTGAAGAATATGTCATGTAAATTGTAACGGAAGAAGTACTTTTATATTATACATGTACACTCACACAAATTTtgttgagccgagagtctcctggaaacagtctctctatcctTTTCGGGGGAGGGGTAAGGCcggcgtacactctaccctccccagaccccactagggATTTTACTGGGTCTGTTATTGTTATTGACACTCACACAAATTAAAATATCATAGTCAAAGAAAAGTTCAAATAGTTATTGTCGTGAAAAATTGGGACAAAGAGTAATTTATATGTGCAGTTTAATGGTTCCTATTTTTCATTGAAGTTCTGTTATGTACTTAGCAAAGGGTTGGTTTCCCCTCTGTTTTTTAAAGCTGCTTTTACCGATGAAAGGAACTTAATGTTTGTGTTCTTTGGAGGCTACTGTTGCTGATTGATTTCTCCTCTGTGCTAAAAGTACTCCGCATTTTTTATTATACATTGTGGTTACAGATTTTCTATAATGGATTGTAATTGGTCTAATGCCGTGCTTGCAGATGAGAGAGATGATATATCAAAAGTTGATTCAGATAAATTCAAGTCAATAATTGAGGAAGTCGAAAGACTACATCAACGTGGTACTGATTCAGTGTCTTGCTTTTTGGCGTACTGATACTATCTCTAGTTAAATTTTTTGCTTGTGAAGAGATGCATGCTTATGTCGTATTGTCATTTGTCAATTGGGTGCCCTCCTCCCTAACGTATTGCCCACTCTGTTTTTGGAGAGTTCAGCAAATGTTTTGGTTATGCCTACCAAGGTGCCTAGAATTTCGGATGAAGAATTATCTGTGGAAAAATTTCTTGCATCCTCCTGGGATTGATATTACGATTCTTTAATCCTCATTTCAGTATTTTATTCTTATTTAtgttgaaaagttagggtttcaactcTGGTGGTGTCTCATCAAATAAAAGTCTTGTACTGTATCCATGGTATTTTTGAGCTTGTAAAAAAAAATCTAATTATTTGTGTGAAAACAATTACTAAAATTTATTCTAAGTGGTTGGAGAGCTCAACTTTGCTTCCCTATCCCCCAATTTCAGTTTCACGTATTTTGCATCTTTTCCTGTCTGAGTATGATAACAAATTAAATTACTCTGCTTCTCAACATACCTGAGGTAAAGATGACTGTTTGCAAAATGTGTTCTTGTTTTTGGCGAGCAGATCCGATGGACCTTTTGATTATTTCCTTCGAACTTCGAGTCTGAACAGTTCTAGCTTGATTATAGTTTAAGGTCAACATTTTGGATGTATTTAGTTTGCCGAGGATCGCAACAATTAAGCTAATCTTTTTGGGCATATCAAGATGCTTTATTTTGAATATTGATGATCAAATGTTCTGGCTTCACTTAATGGGTTGTATTTTAACTGGTTGACATACAGTACAAAAACCTAGGGAACAGGTTGCGGATGCAGAAGCCCTGTTGGACATCACAAACACACTGGTGACTTCGGTGAAGGCCCATGGTAATGAAGGAGTGACCCCTTCAGATTTTGTTAGTTGCCTACTAAGGGACTTTGATCAAGAAGGTGGATCTAGCAGTATAACAGGAGAGGATAGGGACTCTATCCGCTGGAAGTACATTGGCTGTGTAGTCTCTCATGTTTTCAGGAGTGCTCCTGGTTGCTGTACAATGTAGGTGCCGAATCCTCTCCCTTGTTTCCTACCAATTTGTATAACAAAACAGATGTGAATATTGAACTTTTTACAGGATAGGGCCTATGAATACTGAAGTGAAGCAACGCATGCCTGTCGTTCACAGAAAGCGTGTGAGGCCAACAGAAAGTGAACACCCTGAGGAGGTATAACTTACATGCCCCTCTGCACGCTTCCATATAGAGTGGATTTAGCTTCAGGAAATTGCACTCATCTTAGGTGCCTTTATCAAAAGATGGTATATACTTCAAGCTAGAACATACAACGTAATTTTGTCTCCAACAAGTTTCTTTTTGAATATTTGAAACCTTTAAGTCTATGGATATTTGGTGAATGCCCATAATATTTTAGCATTTTACTAGAACGGTACGTCTGGTAGCTAGATTGTTTCTGCATTTTCGGTTTtgtttcctctctcttttttcccATGCAAGTTAGTCATTTTTCTTTCAGCTTCTCTAAACCACTACCAACTAACCAAAATCTTTTATTGCTAATTTTAATTTTGATGTCAATTGCATTTTGATTTGTTGTGATATATTTCAGCTTGAAGATACTGTTGATGAGGAGAAGACAGACACTGACAAGAATATGGCTACAATGTTTCAAATTCTAAGGAAGCACAAGAATGTCAGGCTTGAAAACTTAATACTGAACAGAAAGAGCTTTGCACAGACAGTTGAAAATTTATTTGCCCTATCGTTTCTAATTAAAGATGGACGAGCTGATATTACCGTTGATGAAAAAGGCTGTCATCTAGTTTGTAAGTTTACCATGTCCATTTATTTCTCAAATTCATTTTACCTCTGCTTATTTCCTCTGACTAGAGTACCAAGTTTTACTGCAGCACCAAGGAATGGTCCTGCTGCTAATGCAGTCCTTTCTGGGGAGGTTTCTTACAGCCACTTCGTCTTTAGATTTGACTTCCAGGATTGGAAGGTATCTACATAATCTCTCAATTCCTAAAGACCATATGGATGACTTAGAGCCTctttggacataagaaatttttccctttttcccaaaaaaatttcacttttttcCGAAATTATTAGCGTtagttcataaaattttcaattttcacttgaagatgcattttgaaaattttcgaaaatttgaaaaactccaaaacttgtttttcaaaattttcactcaaattagtcacaaaacttcaaaaataacccaaaattatattcatgtccgaacacaactctaaattccaaataccattttcacttgaaattttttttcacccttttttggaattttacaattcttatgtccaaacgcccacttagtaTTGGTTTCTAATTCCTTTTCAATGATATTAACTTGTTATTACCACTCAGGTGGTTCTCTATCTTCTACTAAAAAATGTGTATCCTTCACAACTCACTGAGGACCAAATTTGTAATGGCTTTATGTTTATGGTCTATTGCCAAAGATTAAAACGGCTTGGTTATCTAGCAAAAGTAGTCTTCAAGAAGTTTATTAATGACATTGTTGTATTTGCATAATATTACAAAGTAGGTGCATGAGTGATAGGGTCAAAAAGTAATGCCCAGTATAATCAATTTGTCATATAATTTTCTTCTGTCATATCAATGTGGAATGAATAACAATTTTTCTGTTTTCCCAAGCAGCTGTTTGTGTATAAGGATCGGAATAGTACAGTCTTGATACTCATTCTTGAACTTTTCAATCGCATGATATTTGATATGCCACTCTGAATTTGTTACGTCATATGCAGCTTATGTTGGGGACAGTTAATGCTGGAGAAGAATTAATGCCACACAGAACTGAAGCTGAGATACCAACCAATTTTCAACCAGCATCAACCTCTGAAGCAACTGAACGACCTGTGCAAACTACACCAATAAGGAAATTGACTAGGAATCGGGGTCTGGTTTTTCAAGAGCAGAGTGTTGTTGAAGAATCCCCAGAAAGTGACAATTGCCAAGGAGCTGCTGCTGACCGGAAAGGAAAGCGAAAACTGATATAAGATTGACTGGCTGCAACTTGTCAACTCTGAAGTGATGCAGGAAGAGCATTCTGCTATTTTTGGGGGAATCCAGTATTATTTGAATTCGGCAGAGTTTTCTTTTTGGTTTCCCTTTGGACCTCGAGgtacttattttaaaaaaatgtatCTAATGTAGAGTTACCAAATGCACATTCTCTTGTCTATCATCTAATGGATGATATTGTACAGATTTTACCGTTGAAGTCATGGTGTCGCAGTGGTCACTAGGGACCGTTATTTTTCTATATGGAAGATCAACATAGATACACTGCTCTTTAAATTCACGAATCTCACTCGCTTTATTAGCACGAAAAATATAGGCACAATCATATTgttagcacaagtagcaaataaaTCAATACCATCTTttacaactaaattaaaaataTGACTAACATGGAAAATTGAGTCATAAAGTGGACAAATtctaactttaaatttttttgcTGCAGTGGTATTAGCATAAGCATTAGCTAATGTGATAGTTAAAACTTTATCAGTAAGACTACAAAATTGAATAATGTCTAGAACAGCAGCAGCAATATATGCTCCAGTGTGTTCTGAATCAATAAATTTTATAACCAATCATACGTTTTTGCATATTCTAGTTATGATCAGTTCAATGACATGTAACAGTTAAATAGTCATTGCCATTAGAACTACGACATATATCAGAAGTGATAGACATTTTGCAATCTAAGTGACAACACAGTGTATATACTGAAGATAGTCACTTTGAAATTTAAAAGTATCATTTCTAACTGTGGTTTTAGAAAAATCAAGATTATGCGGCTCTTGTATATAATGCACAAGCGAGGTGAGAAGGAAAAGTAAAAGGTAAGCCACATATTGCGGTCATTTTGCTATACTTTCACTATCTCTATCTTTGTTATAGGGACGTTGTAAATCACCAGTAGGAGCACCAAAAAGTACCGCTAGGATCCGGTATCTCTCCAACATCTATTTGAGCTTGTATCCATAAAATTGTGTTTAGTTTTCAAGTGTCCTTAACatcatcccccccccccaaatgctTAGAACAAGTAGCAATGCATGCatctttatcaaaattaaaaaacTTCCATACATGTGATATTCTCAGACGTATTGCCGTAGCCAGAGGCGGACCCAGAATTTTAGCACGATGGGACCATCATTGTATGCTAATCACTAGCGATAGAATTTGACATGCATCTCTTTGAAAACTTAATGATTATGATGACTTATCATCCAagtataaacaaaaaaaaagttctaaaaaagaaaagaaagcatcAAACAGAGAGAGAGATTTCTTCGCAAAATGGGTGCTATGTGAAGAGAAGGTGTTTGATTAAGCATGTTTCACACTTTAAAATTTCGAGTTTTTAATTAAAAAGGGGGTCAGCGATCAAAAGGGCGTTCAAACTTTAAATTATCAAAAACTTACTAAAAAAATCAAGAACAAGGGTATGTTGATAGTCAAAGAATTAGTTGTTAGTGCGTCAAAGTAAGGTTGTTGCAGAaagattttttttccttctatttgtAGAGCGATAAGTTGCAATTTGAGACTTTTAATTTCAAGGAGAaatttgaaaaagaataaaacaaagtTGACTATTATGTATTAATGCTAAACTATAATTGAATTTAAAAATGAAGAAGATAAAAGTAAAAAGTAAAGTAATTTGCTATGAAGTATAAATTACGTTGTATTAAAATAAAACGAGGAGAAAATAAAGGAGGAGCAAAAGCTAAAGAGGGGGGCCGAACCCACGTCTTCCAACATAGGAGGGATTTTGAGCGACCAAAGCAACCACTTCTCCTGTCTGCGCTTTTCTGTTAAGGGTCACAAGTAAAATATTTAAGGggtcccatatatatatacatacagagTTTTTGCCGAGGCCAACGGGATCACGTGACCCCTCAACCAACAACGTAGATCCGCCTCTGGACGTAACCTTACCCCTAGTATGAGGTAAAGCTCCAGACCAAAATTGAGTCTGAGTTAGAGCTTCTAAAACTGGATTAGTGGGTATTTTATCTAATAtatcttcttcattttcttcttcctcattaGTACCAAATTATTGCCAAATTGTCTTTCTAAAGTTTTATTATCTAGTGGCTCCTctgaaataatataataaaagccAGGCGATAGGCTAAAAGAAGTTTCATCAACAAGAGTACAATCCTCTATGCTTTttctatttttagcaaaaggagTAGGATTACTACTAGAACTAGCACATTTattacttttaaaaaaatatgttGGGTATGCCTGATACCTTGGTAGGAGCCATAATTTAAATATAGTAAAAATTAGACATGAAACACGAAAATTAAGAGATGGAACGAGTGCACCGTAAACAAATATTAAAACTTGAACAATTTGCCCAAATACTTGCTCTAAATACTTGAAGAATTCGTTTAGCAGCTTGAAACTTGCTCTAAATATTTGCCTAAGTACTTGAAACTTAGATTATAGTGGGAAAATAGAGAGAATGATGGAGATAGCatataaagagagagagaatGATAGAACTAGAGAATTGTAGGAAATAATAAAGAAGTAGGGCGGGTATTTATAGTTAAAAGTAGGGCTAATGTGTAATTTAATAAACTTGAAGGTTAATATAAAAGTTTGAGGGGGGTGAGGGATGTTTCGGGGTTGGGGGGCTAAAGTAGCCCTTTTTCTTAACTGTTGGCAACGACTATTTTCTAAATATTAGCCGTCAGCCGACAACTAAGCAATTAaaaatttattgaatttaaattcatAAGAAAATTGAATTTAATCTCAAATTAAATATATTTCGGTCCACACTAATATCATGAgttaatataattggattaattattCAAATCCAATAAATAGGTCCAGATGCATTGGGCtaacccatttaattgggctataAGTGATGAACCCACTTCATTAgacccaagatgtcatcttcttAGAGGCCCAATTTGGTGTCACGTGTCAATTGACATGGCACACAAGTCAAATGGAGGAGCCAATGAGAtaatgccacgtgtcaaaatgataaggcatgccaagtcaataGGCTAATGAAATCATGCCACatatgcaagtgacatgttctggccaatcaaatgcggccttgtcacacttcaatctgattggtcggaaagatTTTGCTCCCATCACAACTCttctcttccacaactataaataggggtcttcataactcataAAAGATACCAGAAGTCATAACAAGatgcaagagagagctcgtgggtCAAACGCAACAAATTTCTCTACGAGCTTCAAGCAATCAGGTTCAaactcaagaacgaagaacaaatcaaggttcaaagagtacgagttcaaatcaaagttcgtgCTTGTTGAATTCAAGATCATCGTTTGTGAAAACAAGcataaattcaagatcaagctcaaaagcCCTTGAATTTATATTAGAAAAGAAGAATCGGAagaatcatagagattgtaacgctcaaattgtttgaaatcaaatactacaaTTATTGTAATATTTTCAGTCTCGATTATTTTCTTGACCCAATTTTATTATCTACaactatttatattatattaaaagcacgaaggcccttagcgaaatatcgttcgccttttttaccccttTAAAGATAGATTTCATATTGGATAAAGTagccatttaattatttttctaaaatttaggactttaaaattaatTGTTAAAATTGTGACCATTAACTCTTTCTTTATTTGAATAAAGTAAGTCTCCTAATATTTAgggatttcaaatcaaataccaATTTATTCATATAAATATCTTGACTAACGTTTAGTGCATTGGAATTCTAAGGTAAATTAAGTAATTGCACAAACTAATAATAAGGAGTACTTTACCTTTTTAGAGAGCATCCAATGTATACTGCatctatattatttttattttatttttcagtcaTTTCAATAAATTATCCTAATTATTTTTCTATATATTAAATAATTTATTATGGATTAACATTGGTTAGATTGCCTATTTCTTATCTTCAATATTTACAAATTACCCATTGTTGTTAATTTTTTTAAGATActattttttattaaatttttgAGTTCTGAACATTCAATTGAATAATTAATGCAATCAACCAAATAGAAAAACAATAATGGTATTTACTAGCAACAAGAAGTTCTTATCGTTCATCTTCATATATGACTTATTACcacaacaagaacaaattaaaaGTCTGTAGAATAAAGATAAAAAGATGAAAATAAGAACTTATTTGATAATGttaagtaatgagagaaaacaagAAGGAGAATCTCAAGACTGGATCCAAAGTTCTAATAATTCAAATTGTACGCAGTTAAATTATTCCAAGttaattaatagtaataattttgTTCAATAAGAATTTATCTTCAAAGGGTAGAATACTTACTTTCATACTAGacataatttttatttaattatttttaaatatttaaattttataatATTTAAATATGTAAGGATTCTAAcattgggggtgggggtggggggggggagggaaggGATACGAAAAAATCGATTATGGTATAATATTAAGTGTCAAATTGGAAACATACAAATTTATAACAGTAAGGATGAA
This sequence is a window from Nicotiana sylvestris chromosome 3, ASM39365v2, whole genome shotgun sequence. Protein-coding genes within it:
- the LOC104248522 gene encoding non-structural maintenance of chromosomes element 4 homolog A-like, producing the protein MVRIVKREPVNTRSSGGVSASTSNGHNDGSVEVEASGRRRLVLPEETTILKREKVSTRIRQNRGAQSNGGVSTEEDTVGLRRVLRSHYLSVKSRISDERDDISKVDSDKFKSIIEEVERLHQRVQKPREQVADAEALLDITNTLVTSVKAHGNEGVTPSDFVSCLLRDFDQEGGSSSITGEDRDSIRWKYIGCVVSHVFRSAPGCCTMIGPMNTEVKQRMPVVHRKRVRPTESEHPEELEDTVDEEKTDTDKNMATMFQILRKHKNVRLENLILNRKSFAQTVENLFALSFLIKDGRADITVDEKGCHLVSPRNGPAANAVLSGEVSYSHFVFRFDFQDWKLMLGTVNAGEELMPHRTEAEIPTNFQPASTSEATERPVQTTPIRKLTRNRGLVFQEQSVVEESPESDNCQGAAADRKGKRKLI